One part of the Vespula pensylvanica isolate Volc-1 chromosome 18, ASM1446617v1, whole genome shotgun sequence genome encodes these proteins:
- the LOC122635562 gene encoding ubiquitin carboxyl-terminal hydrolase 46 has protein sequence MGANISQLERDIGSDQFPPNEHYFGLVNFGNTCYSNSVLQALYFCRPFREKVLEYKARNKRTKETLLTCLADLFHNIATQKKKVGSIAPKKFIARLRKEKEEFDNYMQQDAHEFLNFLINHINEIILAERSQTKQTGGKGAGDAGSPPEPTWVHEIFQGILTSETRCLNCETVSSKDEDFFDLQVDVDQNTSITYCLRCFSNTETLCSDNKFKCDHCSSYQEAQKRMRVKKLPMILALHLKRFKYVEQYNRHIKVSHRVVFPLELRLFNTSDDAVNPDRLYDLVAVVIHCGSGPNRGHYISIVKSHGFWLLFDDDMVDKIDASTIEDFYGLTSDIQKSSETGYILFYQSRDCS, from the exons GGTGCAAACATATCACaattagaaagagatatcGGCTCTGATCAATTTCCACCAAACGAACATTATTTTGGTTTAGTCAAT tTTGGTAATACTTGTTACAGTAATTCAGTATTGCAAGCTCTATATTTCTGCAGGCCATTTAGAGAAAAAGTATTAGAATACAAAGCTAGAAACAAGAGAACTAAGGAAACTTTATTGACATGTTTAGCTGatctatttcataatattgctacacaaaagaaaaaagttggtTCCATTGCCCCTAAAAAGTTCATTGCTaggttaagaaaagaaaaag AGGAGTTTGATAATTATATGCAACAAGATGCACACGaatttttaaactttcttattaatcatataaatgaaattattctgG cAGAAAGAAGTCAAACCAAGCAAACAGGTGGGAAAGGTGCAGGTGATGCTGGGTCCCCACCAGAACCAACATGGGtccatgaaatatttcaaggaaTATTGACTTCGGAAACGCGCTGCCTTAATTGTGAGACTGTTTCTAGCAAAGATGAGGATTTTTTTGATCTGCAAGTTGACGTAGACCAAAACACCTCGATAACATACTGCCTGCGTTGCTTCTCTAATACTGAAACTCTTTGTagcgataataaatttaaatgtgATCATTGTAGTAGCTATCAGGAAGCTCAG AAACGAATGAGAGTTAAGAAACTTCCAATGATCTTAGCATTACatttgaaaagatttaaataCGTGGAACAATATAATCGACACATCAAAGTATCTCACAGGGTAGTTTTCCCATTGGAATTGCGGCTTTTTAATACT AGCGATGATGCTGTCAACCCTGATCGCTTGTATGATTTAGTTGCAGTTGTGATACATTGCGGAAGTGGTCCTAACAGAGGTCACTATATTTCTATAGTAAAGAGTCATGGATTTTGGTTGCTTTTTGACGATGACATGGTTGAT aAAATTGATGCATCAACAATAGAGGATTTCTATGGGCTCACTTCAGATATACAGAAGAGTTCAGAAACtggatatattttgttttatcaatCAAGAGATTGTAGTTAA
- the LOC122635564 gene encoding 60S ribosomal protein L21: protein MTNSKGYRRGTRDLFSRKFRKHGTIPLSTYMKVYKVGDIVDIKGNGAVQKGMPYKVYHGKTGRVFNVTPHALGVIVNKRVRGRIIAKRINVRIEHLTHSKCREDFLKRVKENERLRKEAKENKVQVQLKRQPAEPSKAHIVSGREAPILLAPIPYEFIA from the coding sequence ATGACCAACTCCAAAGGTTATCGGCGTGGTACAAGGGATTTGTTTTCTCGCAAATTCCGCAAACATGGAACTATTCCTTTGTCCACGTACATGAAAGTGTACAAAGTTGGTGACATAGTTGACATTAAGGGCAATGGAGCTGTTCAAAAAGGAATGCCATATAAGGTTTATCATGGAAAGACTGGACGTGTATTTAATGTCACACCTCATGCTCTTGGAGTTATTGTTAACAAAAGAGTGCGTGGACGTATCATTGCAAAGCGCATTAACGTACGCATTGAACATCTTACCCATTCAAAGTGCAGAGAAGATTTCTTAAAACgtgtgaaagaaaatgaaaggctTAGGAAAGaagcaaaggaaaataaagttcAGGTTCAACTTAAAAGACAGCCTGCTGAACCATCTAAAGCTCATATCGTATCGGGACGTGAGGCACCTATATTACTTGCACCTATTCCTTATGAGTTTATTGCTTGA
- the LOC122635560 gene encoding WD repeat-containing protein 74 isoform X1 produces MNFKNDFDVFVGGKSGFFKGIKIGQKECVQKNLRSFVSIGYNNEITTASWGDDEEREILIAYGTKETRSVSIYDTEDMSFTSTFICDVGQGSINGISRYGGAILTAIHSGEIKLWKFNDQDQVILNAGDNLHRMRHSNINKNIIATGGRENGLKLFDLEKQKQIFIEKNMPHDFLNLRVPIWLSDIAFLRGSHKVVTVSRFGHVRLYDSNAQRRPIINIEIKDEPLTAVTVPCKEMQVMVGSGKGMMKLIDLRKPGKILHTYKGLVGSITGLASSEVGPYVVSTSLDRYLRVHHIDTREMIKKVYLTSKLTCLILRSTFSTETQIDNSEKVLDNYSINNNDNEIMYIENKLEDKDAEYETLFDKMEVITSKYKKTNLCYKRKKCTKSASLIDHSVRNFLLIYICLIFVSEMLQMFLKIFTHFTFYYLFIGRVKNISDAGTFKYYCKK; encoded by the exons atgaattttaaaaatgactTTGATGTTTTTGTGGGTGGTAAATCAGGATTTTTTAAAG gaATCAAGATTGGACAAAAAGAATGtgtacaaaaaaatttaaggAGTTTTGTATCGATTGGGTATAATAATGAGATTACCACAGCAAGCTGGGGTGATGACGAAGAACGAGAAATACTCATAGCTTATGGTACAAAGGAAACAAGAAg tGTCAGTATTTATGATACTGAAGATATGTCATTTACAAGCACGTTTATTTGCGATGTTGGCCAAGGAAGTATAAATGGCATATCACGTTATGGTGG AGCAATTCTGACTGCAATTCATTCTGGCGAGATAAAATTATGGAAATTTAACGATCAAGACCAAGTTATATTAAATGCTGGTGATAATTTACATAGAATGCGTCATtctaatataaacaaaaatataatagctACTGGTGGCAGAGAAAATGGATTAAAATTGTTTGATttagagaaacaaaaacaaatttttattgaaaagaacATGCCacatgattttttaaatttgagaGTACCGATTTGGCTTTCAGATATTGCTTTTCTTCGAGGCTCACATAAAGTAGTCACTGTTAGCAGATTCGGTCAT gTACGCTTGTATGATTCTAATGCGCAAAGAAGACCAAtcattaatattgaaataaaagatgaacCCCTGACTGCTGTGACTGTACCTTGTAAGGAAat GCAAGTCATGGTAGGCTCAGGTAAAGGTATGATGAAACTGATTGATTTACGGAAACCTGGAAAgatattacatacgtataaggGTCTGGTCGGTAGCATAACTGGATTAGCTTCTAGTGAAGTGGGACCATATGTAGTTAGCACTTCTTTAGACAGATATTTAAGAGTACATCATATTGATACAAGAGAAATGATCAAAAAG GTTTATCTGACTTCGAAATTAACATGTTTAATATTGAGATCAACATTTTCTACAGAAACACAGATTGATAATTCTGAAAAAGTTCTAGATAActatagtattaataataatgacaatgaaattatgtatatagagaATAAATTAGAGGATAAAGATGCAGAATATGAAACACTATTTGATAAAATGGAAGTCATTAcgtcaaaatataaaaaaacaaatttgtgctataaaagaaagaaatgtactAAAAGTGCTTCTTTGATCGATCATTCTGTacgtaattttctattaatatatatatgtttaatatttgtttctgaaatgttacaaatgtttctgaaaatttttacacattttactttttactatttatttataggaAGAGTCAAAAACATCAGTGATGCTGGAACCTTCAAATactattgtaaaaaataa
- the LOC122635560 gene encoding WD repeat-containing protein 74 isoform X2, whose protein sequence is MNFKNDFDVFVGGKSGFFKGIKIGQKECVQKNLRSFVSIGYNNEITTASWGDDEEREILIAYGTKETRSVSIYDTEDMSFTSTFICDVGQGSINGISRYGGAILTAIHSGEIKLWKFNDQDQVILNAGDNLHRMRHSNINKNIIATGGRENGLKLFDLEKQKQIFIEKNMPHDFLNLRVPIWLSDIAFLRGSHKVVTVSRFGHVRLYDSNAQRRPIINIEIKDEPLTAVTVPCKEMQVMVGSGKGMMKLIDLRKPGKILHTYKGLVGSITGLASSEVGPYVVSTSLDRYLRVHHIDTREMIKKVYLTSKLTCLILRSTFSTETQIDNSEKVLDNYSINNNDNEIMYIENKLEDKDAEYETLFDKMEVITSKYKKTNLCYKRKKCTKSASLIDHSEESKTSVMLEPSNTIVKNKKIKKRKKLISNN, encoded by the exons atgaattttaaaaatgactTTGATGTTTTTGTGGGTGGTAAATCAGGATTTTTTAAAG gaATCAAGATTGGACAAAAAGAATGtgtacaaaaaaatttaaggAGTTTTGTATCGATTGGGTATAATAATGAGATTACCACAGCAAGCTGGGGTGATGACGAAGAACGAGAAATACTCATAGCTTATGGTACAAAGGAAACAAGAAg tGTCAGTATTTATGATACTGAAGATATGTCATTTACAAGCACGTTTATTTGCGATGTTGGCCAAGGAAGTATAAATGGCATATCACGTTATGGTGG AGCAATTCTGACTGCAATTCATTCTGGCGAGATAAAATTATGGAAATTTAACGATCAAGACCAAGTTATATTAAATGCTGGTGATAATTTACATAGAATGCGTCATtctaatataaacaaaaatataatagctACTGGTGGCAGAGAAAATGGATTAAAATTGTTTGATttagagaaacaaaaacaaatttttattgaaaagaacATGCCacatgattttttaaatttgagaGTACCGATTTGGCTTTCAGATATTGCTTTTCTTCGAGGCTCACATAAAGTAGTCACTGTTAGCAGATTCGGTCAT gTACGCTTGTATGATTCTAATGCGCAAAGAAGACCAAtcattaatattgaaataaaagatgaacCCCTGACTGCTGTGACTGTACCTTGTAAGGAAat GCAAGTCATGGTAGGCTCAGGTAAAGGTATGATGAAACTGATTGATTTACGGAAACCTGGAAAgatattacatacgtataaggGTCTGGTCGGTAGCATAACTGGATTAGCTTCTAGTGAAGTGGGACCATATGTAGTTAGCACTTCTTTAGACAGATATTTAAGAGTACATCATATTGATACAAGAGAAATGATCAAAAAG GTTTATCTGACTTCGAAATTAACATGTTTAATATTGAGATCAACATTTTCTACAGAAACACAGATTGATAATTCTGAAAAAGTTCTAGATAActatagtattaataataatgacaatgaaattatgtatatagagaATAAATTAGAGGATAAAGATGCAGAATATGAAACACTATTTGATAAAATGGAAGTCATTAcgtcaaaatataaaaaaacaaatttgtgctataaaagaaagaaatgtactAAAAGTGCTTCTTTGATCGATCATTCT gaAGAGTCAAAAACATCAGTGATGCTGGAACCTTCAAATactattgtaaaaaataagaaaattaagaaaagaaaaaagttaatatcCAATAATTAG